Sequence from the Aspergillus nidulans FGSC A4 chromosome III genome:
CGTTGTCCTTATCCCGTTGTGAAGATCAAACCGCCAGAATGCCGACTGCTATGGTTTACCACGCCAAGGCGCAATCCACCTTCAAGCCTCCATTGATCGCAAACGAGAATGCATTCCTGGGCGACATTGACTCAAGGTAAGTGCGCTTTGTCCAAGGTGTGTTGACCCGTGCTGACAGCTCCAAGCGACTCCTACAACCCCGAAAAGCCCATCTCCGCCGGCTTCTACCGTCTCGAGAAGGGCACACCTCTAATCTACGAGTACACCTACGACGAAATGAAGATCATTCTCGAGGGCGAGTTTGAGATCTCCGACGAGACGGGCCAAACGGTGACCGCTGGGGCGGGCGATGTGCTCCACTTCCCCAAGGGCTCAAAGATTACCTTCACTACGCCGTCGTACGGGCTCGCATTCTACGTGAGTGATGTTTCCCGAGCTCGACATCCAGTACTTGCTGACACGTGCTTGCGCATAAAAGACGGGACAGCGGGCCAAGGGGGCGGCTTGAAGGTCAAGTGAGTgatgagggagaagaagactccGGCACGACCAACGATGAAATGCGGAACGAGGGCTGGATCGGGGATCACCGAGGTCATGACATCACAGTTCCAAGGTTCCTTGTGCGGGCTCCCAGTGATCTGTGCCCCGATCCATGGTTTGCGGTGGCTGGGTCCGCGTGTGTATCTTGGAAGATAACAACAATCCAAATCAACATGGAGATCTCGAGAGACGGGCCGCTGAACCAGATGGATCCGCGCACCCAGATGGCCGCGCCGTAACCAGTAAACTTTTCTGTGTGCTTTTGTGTGCTTTGCAGAGTAGTAACCCCTGTCTCCATAGTTGTGGCTGATTCAATGGATCGATCGGCTGTCATCATCGAGACTATCTCGTTCGATTGCAGTGCATCGCTGATAGATTATGGAATCCTGCGAGGAACTGGCTGATGGTTGGTGGGAATGACTCGCAGTAGCCTCGAGGTCCCCCGATCTTGTATGGAGCTAGGGAGTTGCTAGGGAAACGGTCCAGGAACCTTCAACGGAAATGAACTCAGAAgaggctggctggctggctgaagGCGATCGGGCTTCAAGTGGATATGAATCTGGGCCTGAAGTGGGCTCTCTAGCCTCTCTTCAGCTGCAGCgtcattcttcctcttcttcttccttggtcGTGCTTTcccctcatcgtcttcatttCAGTTTGCCCTCCATCCCTCGCGTCGCTATATTACCTAGTAATATCCAGCTGTCTCACTCAGTCTGTTTAACTTCAGCACTGTTCCTCCTTCAAGAACTCGTCAAATTCTCTGCGAGAGCTGTCTTTCTTCTGTCAACAAAGACATTCTGTTCCCGCCTATGTCCCACAACTGCTGACACCCTCGCACTGTCACACCTcacattgctttttctgtccAAACGAATTTCTACAATAATTTTCTACAATACTTTCTTTTTCGCGCTCTTCATCGATTCGCTCACATTTATTCTCCTATCCTCCGACCTCGTGCCActcacttttttttttttttctaagAGCCAGCGTTCGACCCCTCTCGCTGCTTCGCTGACGCGTGGATTGTGTCCCACTGATTGTCGGCGACGAAGCGCGCGCTCGCCACGCTGTTCTTCGAGATATTCACCACCACGGGGTTCAGAAGCTTTATGCCATCATGACTCTGAATCTCGATTCTAAAGACCATTCCAACTTTCGTCTTCCCCATTTTCCCCCGCCTTTACACACTCGCTCCGGCAATGAGGCGTTCGATCGCCCCTCAACGCCCCGCGACGATGGCTTTACCAGCCCAATCTCAACCCCGCTAGGCAGCCCAAGCAAGAGCCGTATGCCTCCTGGTGCCCTGGACCTCCCTAGTGTTTTCGATAACGCTCTGAAACTGCAgccttcatcgccaaccAAGAATGCGCACAACAATTTCAACCATCCAATGTTTACCCTACCCAATCAGAGCGGCGAAACCTTCAATGAGAGTGTTATTCGTCCGGCCAGTCCCAGTCGGCGACCCAAGAATGAGAACACTTTACCGCAATCGGCTCCCCTAACCAAGGATCTGGGTCGTAATCCAGCTGCCGCGGCCATTTCTCGTCAAGAGCAATACCACACCCGAGATCTGGAGAGCGTGCAGAGACGTCAGGTGCCGATGCGGGGGCTGACTCCGGAGGAATTGGAAAAACTGCAGAACCCACGCGTAAAGCGCCTGGTCAACGTGACCCAGCTATGTAAGCCTTTGCGAAATGCTTTTTCTGTAGGGACCAACTAACAGCTACAGATTTCCTGGACTATTATTTCGACCTGTTGAGCTACGTTCACAACCGGCAAACCCGCTATTCCCAGTTTTGCGCCGCAAATCCTGAGCCTCCCGCGACACCGATCGAAGAGTATGAGCCTGCTTTATCCAAATATTTGGGTCGGGAACGGGCCCACCTCCGCAAGCGTCGTACCAGACTTAGGCAGGGCGATTTCCAGATTTTGACTCAGGTTGGTCAGGGTGGGTACGGACAGGTGTACTTGGCATCAAAGAAGGACACCAAAGAAGTATGCGCTTTGAAGGTCATGAGCAAAAAACTTCTATTTAAACTGGATGAGATTCGGCATATCCTTACCGAGCGCGACATCTTGACAGCAGCGAAGAGCGAATGGCTAGTGAAGCTTCTTTATGCATTCCAGGATGAAACACAGATTTATTTTGCAATGGAGTTCGTGCCAGGAGGCGATTTCCGCACCCTGCTCAACAACACGGGCGTGCTGCACAACCGGCACGCTCGCTTCTATATTGCCGAGATGTTTTGCTGCATCGATGCCTTGCATGCTCTGGGCTATATCCATCGTGATTTGAAACCGGAAAACTTCCTTATTGACTCAACTGGCCATGTGAAACTGACCGACTTCGGTCTGGCGGCGGGTATGCTCAATCCTCGCAAAATTGAATCAATGCGcgtgaagctggaggaggtgggcAACACCCCTGTTCCATTTGGCCGTCCGATGGAGCAGCGCACGATGGCCGAGCGCCGCCAGGGATACCGCAGCTTGCGGGAGCGTCAGGTTGACTATGCAAAGTCTATTGTCGGCTCCCCCGACTACATGGCTCCGGAGGTGCTCAAGGGTGAGGAATACGACTTTACGGTGGATTATTGGAGTTTGGGATGTATGCTCTTCGAGGCATTAGCAGGTTACCCACCATTTGCCGGATCAACAGTGGACGAAACctggcagaacttgaagaactgGCAAAAGGTGCTCCGCCGGCCTGTTTATGAGGATCCTAACTATTTCCTTTCAAAACGAACATGGAACTTCATCACCACACTGGTGGCATCCAGGGAGCACCGTTTCAAGAACATCAGTGAAATTCACGCACATGAGTACTTCAGCGAAGTGGATTTCAGTCGACTGCGCGAGCAGCGCCCACCTTTCGTACCTCAACTGGACTCGGAGACTGATGCAGGGTACTTTGACGATTTCGAAAACGAGGCTGACATGGCCAAGTACAAGGAAGTTCACGATAAGCAACgggctctggaagagatggcTGAGCGTGATGAAAAGATGGCAAAGGGGCTCTTCGTTGGGTTTACGTTTAGGTTCGTGCCTTGCTTCCTCCTTGTGAATGACGAGTCTAACCAGCTGCAGACATCGCAAGCCGAACATCGACGGAACTGGGCGTCTCTCTCCCCGCAAGCCGATACCAACCGAGGACTTTGGTACTATCTTCTAGGGCTCATGACCTTACTGTCTCCTCTTTCGTTGTTGTGGTCCGGACAAGCTGGTCTTGAATGGCCGTTATCTGATTAAACTTCCTAATGTATGGCTGGCATGATCCGAACGGAGTTGACGAGTTGAGTTGTACGATACAAAGATACCTAGTAGTTAACCTGAACGTAAAGCTGTCAATCGCTTGACTATCTTGCCATCTTGTCTAGCCATGCAGTTGCCGCCTTTTGCTTACCGTAGAACTTTTGGCTCCATCTTGGTTGCCTGCTGTTTACCAAAGCATTGAAGTGGCCAGTAAAGGGCTTAGAATCGTTGATGTACCTTGCTGGGTGTTGCAGGTGGGATACTAGTGCCAGTCATAATATGGTTTTCCAATTGAAGTACTCGTGTGAGCGATTACGCGAATGATAGTCGGCGATCCCTAACTGGATGCCATTAGTCTCTTGATTAAGTTTGAGATCGTTTCGACAAAGCGTAGCAGGGGCCATTTTCATAAACAATAAACAGGCTACCGAGCCCTACACTTGAAGCAGCCCGAAGTGATCCCGTACTTAGTGtaaggagagaaagatagAATGAATAAGAAAGTTGAGCGGAGAATATTATCAGTCATTTCTCAATTCCAATACAAATACACCCTACCCTTATTCCAACTAATTCAGACAGGTCATGTTGCCCCTAGTCTCAATTCCCCTCCGCCTGTCTTACCATCTTCAGAATCTGACTCTCATCATCCCCAACAACTGCTTGCCCATTCGTCCAATCAACCGTGACAGGCCTCATAAACCGCCCGCTATCTTCCTTAAACCGCTTAACCGCTTCCTCTGCGTTCTTCGCGCCCTGTATAATCTCGCTGACCGGATACCGCGCCCCCCCTTCTTTGCCGGCCCCGCTTGGATCTCCCGTAACGTACTCGAGGATATTGCGCAGCTGGTCGGTTGTTGGCGGGGCGGTAGTGACTTCGAGCTGGAATTCGCCGCGCCCGACGGGTGTATCTGCGgcagaggcggcggcggatgCAGACTTTAGGATCTTGTATGCCGTGTTGCTGGCCGGGGAACTGGGGGAGTGAAAGAGGGTTATCGGGTCGAGGGATTTAGGCTGCGTAATGTTAGACCACTGTTTCGTTTGAATTGGACCGGCTGGCCGAGAGAGAAGACAGGCTGACTTACGAAGCGGAAAACCATTTTGACTGGTATGTGGTTGATGCAGAGTCTCTGGTGTTATCAACGAAGATTCTGAGCTTAATTGAGGCTAGGCTCGGTAGGCTAAGCTCGATGGCTGGTGATACCTTTCCAAATCCCGTCGGGCGTCGGGAGCACCACCGACGGTTGTTGGGTAGTGAGTCAGATTATGATTACGTCATACCCTTCGGGGTCCCCTTCTGTTTAGCGCGAGTAGCCGCATAGCGCGTCTTTAGCATGAGGCGCTTGGGGTCTTCATAACTCAGGTCAGGGACGGGCTCTATATCCTAAGCCTCCTAGAGAGAAAAGCGAATGCTAATCCCACGAATTTTTGGGAATAAAAAGTGTCAGTAGTCTAAAGCAGCCCAGCTGCATAACAGGCACGATACCAGACAGCCCTAACTCCAGGTTAATCGCGGCACGTTACCAGACCAACTCCTTACCAAAAACTCCCAAAACATAGGACTATACTTCCTGAGCACCAGTTCCTCTAAGCACAGCCTTCTTGCAACAGAAACAACGCATCATTGAATCTGTCTACTCGTTTCGACACTATTGTCGTCCATTATGTTTCATCAACTGGAGTCTCGTATATATGAAACATATCTCTGATTGGCCCATGAGCCGTGTTGTCATGTCACGTGCTAGGTACCTGCACAATTGTAACGGTGCTGTACAGAGTATTGTTCTTAATCCTTCTCTCCCACCAAAAGCTTGTCTGGTTACAATTTTCCAAAGAATCATAACAATGGGCTCTACTACAGTCGCCTTCGAGCGGCTGCGTTCAGTCGGTAAGTGAGTTGCCGATGTAGACTGCAGCACGCTACTGACCATTATCTGGGCCTCTCGGAGAAGTACTCCACCACAAGACACCCTCTACGCTTCTACATGAACGTTGCCATCACAGCAAATTACACCATTCCAGAGACCTTTACTCTCTCGCTTAAGGAATACATATACAAGGCTATTGAAACCTTGATCAATCAACATCCGATCCTCTCCGCAATCCCAATAGGAGAAGACACAGACAAGCCTTACTTTGCGCGACTTCCTGAGATCGATCTAGCTCAGCCGATttctttccagaagagagTCAAGGGTCTGACGCTGGACAAGCATGACAGCGAATTACAAACTTTGCTTCAGACGCAGCACGATACCGGGTTCGCGGCGCCGTTGCCCTACTGGCGGCTCATAGTACTGACTGATGGCGAATCGGAAAGACGCTTTACTGCGGTATTCGTGTATCACCATGGCCTCGGCGACGTACTTCTGGTAAGGCGTTTCATCGCACGTTCCTTCGGGCTCTGCGGGAATCGGCGTCATTGAAGCCAGGGGAAGCTAAGCAGGTGGTTATCCCGCCAAAGACACCTCTCTTACCACCACTTGAAGACCTGCATCCGCTTCCCATATCGATCCCCTTCCTTTTCAAGATCGCGTTCAAGACATGGGTTTACTCCAAACAGGACTCAAGTCTCTGGTCTGGAGGACCATTTCAGCTACCGCTGAGCACTCAAGTACGATTTCTTGTCCTATCAGCCGCTCAGACCCTGGCACTTGTTAAAGTTTGCCGCGAGCACAGCACGACAGTCACCTGCACCGTCGAGACAGCAATCGCGCGCTCGATATTTCCTCATATACCTGGAAAGTACACACGTGTCGTGGGTAGCATACCGATCACCCAGCGCCCGTGGCTTCCGGACACAATCACAGATGAATCAATGGGCGTCTACGTGCAGGAAATGCCTGAAACATTCGCGCGCGAGACAGTAACCCAAGATACCTTTCCATGGGACGAAGCACAGCGGGCGCGGCGAACAATCACAAAAGAACTTGCTTTGGAGAGCAAAAATACGACTGTTGGGCTCTTCAAATATGTCAAAGACTACCGCAAGGATCTGTGCGAATCAAAGATTGGCAAACCAAGACCGGTGACGTTTGAGTTGTCAAGTCTTGGTGTTATAAAGACGGAGGATTGTGAGGATACTTCTATCCCGCAGATGGGTGGGGTCATCTTCACACAGAGCGCAAGTGTCATTGGTGCTGCTATGGAGTTCTCCCTTGTCACTGGTGCAGATGGATGTTTGGCGCTAGGAATCTCGTGGCAACCCGgcgtggtggaggaagatacAGTGCAGGTTGTGCTTGATACGCTCGAGAAGGAACTACACCATCTTTCGGGGTGATTGAGTGTGTTACCCCTTCCCAGAGTAAACAAATTATGTAGGCGGTGAGTGATCCGAGCCTCGGCCGACGGCAGAATATGGGGTGTTCACCTGTTCTAACCAACTTTCAGCCCTTCATCCACCTCATTCTCCCTTTAGAATACCTAGAATTAAAACAATCGTGCCAAAATGTCCCGTGCGCCTTTCATTGTCCCCGCGCTAAAAAAACACACCGCCACGGTGATAATGGCCCATGGCTTGGGCGACAGGTTGGTTCCGTCCCAAAATGGTAAACGAGTGGCTGATTGATTGTTTTTAATAGCGGTGCAGGATGGTATGCCAGAGCCTTCACGAATGGCGCTTGAAATCATGAATCGAGTTCTAATGAGACGGTCGAACAGGGTCTCTCTCGCCCACAACTGGCGCCGACGAGGCTTGTTTGAAGAAGTGaccttcatcttcccaaATGCGCCCATGATTCCGATTACAGTGGTACGTTTGACGCAAGCTTTTTTCACGGCTCAAAGACCTAGGCTTGAGGTTGAGACGCTGCTGACCTGAAATTTTTCGGATAGAACTTCGGAATGTCAATGCCTGGTTGGTACGACATCACCAAACTCGGTCGTGATGTGAgtccttcccttctcattCCCCTCTATGGCAAACAGCAGCTGATAGAATAGCAATACAGCTCGATTTCcaagaagccgtcaagaACCAAGATGAAGCCGGCATCCTTAAGTCTCGCGATTACTTCAACTCCCTGATTAAAGAGCAAATGGACCAAGGCATCAAGCCGTCACGAATCGTCCTCGGAGGGTTCTCGCAGGGAGGCGCCATGTCCCTGTTCTCAGGTATAACTGGACAGGAGAAGCTTGGTGGTGTCTTTGGCCTTTCATGCTACATGCTCCTCAGTGACCGTATCAAGAACTATATCCCGGAAAACTTCCCGAACAAGAAGACGCCATTCTTCCTTGCGCACGGCACAGAAGATGATATTGTGCCGCATGAGTTTGGCAAGCGCTCGGCCGAGATGGCTAAGGAATTGGGACTGGAAGATGTCACCTTTAACTCATACAAGTGAGTCCCGGTCCCCTGGGTATATACTTTGATGCTAACGATGAAAGGTATCTCTCACACTCCGCCGACCCGGTGGAGATtgaggacttggagaagTTCCTTGACAGAGTGATTCCGGCCGAGAACGGGGGTAGCTTATGACTTGATCCTCCCTCTGGACGCTGGAAGCCGCTCTCCCACAGCGCCACTCTGGGCGCAATACTTCTATTTATAGTGGTTCTGATCTACAGACGAGATAGAGCTCTGTCTAAGCACGAATTTGATTAGGCCATAAATATTTCACAAACATGTGGATCATAATTATTCCTTCCCGGCCCTCTCTATAGCCCTCTTTATGATCTCCACCATCCTATCATTATTCCCCGCATCAAATGGAATCATGTGCTTCCCTCCATGATCATAAACTTCCGCCTTCCCCGGCTCGCAAAGCCCGAACAGTTTCAACCCCTGCTCATATAACGGATCTTGCCTGCCCACAAAATGCGCCGTCGGAATCCTAACCCTATACTCACCCTCTGGTAGGCTAACAGGCCCCTTCCCATCCAACTCATACGGTATCCCCGCACATATAAACACTGCGGCCTTAAACAGTGGCGGCGCGTCCGGACCTTTCGTGTGAACATGATGATCAAGCAGTGAGTACGCAAGCGCTGCGCCCTGCGAAAACCCCATCACCGCGTCAAAGGGACCCTCCCGCTCCATTGTACGCAAGGTGTACTGGATTGCGGCGGCAAGGTCTGTGCCTGGGCATACGTCCCTCGGGTAGTGACTGTAGAAGGGGGGAGGGACAATGCCTTTCAGTTCTGGAAAGCGTTAATATCGAGATTCACCTATAAAGGAAATTTCTGAGATGATAAGTACCAGGTTCGCAGTCAGAGTTGAGACGGCCGTTTATGAAGTGGAATTCGTGACCTTGGGATTCGAGGGCTTGGACGAGACCGCCTGTTGGATATCGATTAGTACGAGACGCGGATTTCAGGGATTTGGTTTTTAGTGTGGTGTACCAGCTTGAATCTCGAAGATCTGATAAGGCCATTAGTATTCGGCTTGATAAGGTTACCTGACATGATGTAGATTGCGTTAAATGCCCAGAGCTGGATGGATGGGTAAATAGACGTACTTCCCCGCTTGTGCTGGCACCATGTAGACAGAGGAACCGCATTTCGACAACACAGTAAGCGACTGAATCTGGACGCAGcggtgaaaaaaaaaaagctatgTCGAGTCTTCTCTTGAAAGGAGAGGCAGTGTTTATCTTTGTTGCGGTTGTTGTTTAGGATCCGATGATGACATATCTTGATACGGAGCGGGGTGGGGGAATACGGCGTACGACCGCATGTAGCACGGGATTTCGCTTCTGTATAAGAACATTGCCTGGATTCAAGGCTCATTCATGACAAATCAACGCAAAGTAATTGATCATCTCGCCAGTCATCATGTTGGAAAAGAACATCAGATGCTATAGTTCAGAATTCAGTATACTAGTTGATTACTCGTTTAGGTAGTGGCCAATCTAACGTTAACAGACATGGCGGCCTCGGTGCCTGAATGCCTTACGCTCGCCATCAAAGGTCACCACGGTCGAGAAGAAACATTGTTTCCGAATTTGACCTTGGAGGGATTATATGATGACGACCACCCCATCATATCTCTTTGTATTTGTTCTTTCAGGAGTCAGGACCCAGCATTGACCTTGTTCTGCTGAGGTTCTTACACCCTCCAATTGCTGCCTGAATGGTTAGGGTTTAGCCGAGGAGCCTCCTCTCGGGGTACAATCCACACAATCACCAAACAGCTACGGTAGAGATGCGCTCAACGCGAAGAATCGTCTTAGAAGAGGCAGCTATCTTGTAGAATGTATCCTGTAGCCAGAAACGTTGCGTAGTTGACTCCTCCGTCTTACGACGCTGTTCCTGTACCTTACCTAGCGAGCTCACGGCCCGCTTTCGCCATCTTTCCCTCTGCTTCTCCCCACACAAACTTCCATCCGAACATTCAGACTGCACCTCAACGCATCCATCCTCACCTCACCACTCATTCATCACCCCTCCCTCTCAGGTAGGTCAATATGCCCGTTCTTAATTCAACGAGCGATCGATTGCCTTTCAGATAGCACCACAAAATCTGGACACGACCTCTGATCGTGGAATGGACATCGTCTGACGTCGTGAAATTCCGAGTCTTGGCACCTTTCCCGAATCCCACACCCACAGCACACAACCTCCGTCCATTCGAGATTCCTGGCACTGTTATTGACGCTTCGACTCTTGTTAGATTTCTCCGGACTCCGAATCTACCGTCAAGATGGATCAGGCAAAGTTGGCTAGAATGCAGGCGAGCGTGCGGATCGGTATGtgattttttttcttctcttctgctgGAGTCCGAATGTGCGGTGCGGTTGCGATTCTTTCTCGGTGCGAGGAGCGGGAAAATCATATTTTGGATCGATTGATTTAAGCGATGTTTGGCATGTGATGGATTTGGCTGGAACTCGCGGTATTGGAGAATCAGCACTGGATCGTCTTGGTTTGGATTGGTATCTGCTGGGGTTGAATGAGGTTGAATCGAACTGCACCGCACCGCATTGTTTTCAGCGAACGGACTTGATAAATTGCTAAATTCTCTGAGAAAACGTCCGCTAACTTGCTTCTACAGGGTATGTTATCCTGGTTTTCCCTCTATCTCCATATCCGTCGCCGATACTCAAAGCGCCCCGGACGTCCGGAACTCAATTAGAGGAACAAGCATACTGACATCGAATAGTGGAAAGGGTACTCCCCgccgcaaggtcaagaaggtcCACAAGACCTCCGGCGCCGACGACAAGAAGCTCCAGGCTACcctcaagaagatgaacGTCCAGCCCATTCAGGCCATCGAGGAGGTCAACATGTTCAAGGAGGACGGGAACGTCATCCACTTTGCCGCTCCTAAGGGTATCTACCCCTCCATATCCACCTCTTAAGACTCCATTTGCATAAGGCGCCTGGAGCCAAATCAAACAGAAGAACGCGCACTAACTGTTGGTTGCGAAATTAAAGTCCACGCTTCCGTCCCCTCCAACACCTTCGCCCTCTACGGCAACggcgaagagaaggaactcaCCGAGCTCGTCCCCGGTATCCTCAACCAGCTTGGCCCCGACAGCCTAGCCTCTCTCCGCAAGCTCGCCGAGTCTTACCAGAATATGCAGAAGAACCAGGccggtgagaagaaggacgacgacgaggatgatatcCCCGATCTGGTGGAGGGCGAGAACTTTGAGAAATCTGTTGACTAAATCTATCTCACATCCGATCCTTCCAATCCCATTACGATTCCCATCTCGGTCTCATTTGAACTGGGGCATGAGTGAGCGTCAATGATGATATTTTTGCAATGAGGTAATAGGCTGGCAAGGCAAAATCCAATAAAATATCGAATCAATTCATGATGACTTTCGTGGTTACGTTGCCCTCAGCGGGTTGGGTTTCCGAACGAAAAAGGGCGTTAAAGAGGGGCTTTCTCTGCTTGGCTATTGTCTTCCTCGAGATAGTCGGGCGTGCTATTCCCGTATCTGGGTGAGAGTTGCTACCAAAGTAAGGACTAATACCAAGGTGGAGACTTAGATTCCTTAGCAATGTTAGGTAAGTTGTATGCATAAATTGCGGACTCCTAAACTAATCTCGTAATTAATCCCCATAAGTTCCCATGATGATATACTAACGCCCATGAATGCTAACACACCCAGTACAAAAAAGAAACCAGTTAAATCAGCACTGTAGGCAACACTCCGCATAAATAGTATGTTTCTATCATACAAGCATAGGGTATAAACTTTCTGAGGGGTAGGCAGCCGGCAGTTGCTACGACTCCTCCCTCAACCCACAGATATCAGTCCCCAGAACCATGTCAATCATGTACCAAAACCTCCAGTAAACATTCGATTTATCGTAATCGAATGTCCCGTCCTCGCGGAGCTGTGGCCCATCACCAACAATGTCGCCAGTGAACCAGCTCAGTATCGGGATTGAGCGAAGGACGCGCTCCGTGACTGTCGGCGCGGGCGGGAGTGCTTCGGAGATAGGCCGCAGTTTCGTGCGGCGCACTGTAGGCACGTGTGTCATGAATTCGGAGACTGGTGCGGCCGTGGCTTCCTGGGGTGTGTGGCGCTGATGAAGGGTAGCAGTCGCTGTGCTGGTGGAAGCTGTGGATGGGAGAGACTGTTCAATGCCTGTGGCTGTTGCGGAGCTGGCGGTGCTCGTGGTGTCttgggagaaggagaagtcctcttcgtcggcaaTGCTGGCGAGATTGTTGACGGCGAAGGAGCGCGGGAGAGTTGTTGCGCGAGAGGGACGAcccttgtccttgttctgAAGGAAAGCCGTCGAATGCGATGTGCTCAGTGTGCGCTTGTTGCTTGACATGAAGCGGTTCGCTTGTGTCGAGCCCACCGGAATCGGGACGTCTTCTGCTGGTCCTTGGCCATGATAAATCTCACAGAAGACCAAGTGCCCGTCGATTTCCTGCGGCGAGTAAAAGACCGCGCGGTCTGCGGCCTCCGTCGAGTCAAAGGTAACCTTGATCCAGTGAAAACCACCCGCGTATCGTTTGGATTTGCGGTTTGCGTCCGCAGAGAGATTTGCGCGGATCACCACATCACCACCGCTGAGGAGCTGAGAGTAGCCGACGTTGGTTTTGGGGTCGATCCTTGGGTAGTCTTCACAGATCATGCCGCGCGAGACCCGCTCGTACTTATCAATCACCTTCCACTCACTGTCCTTATTCCGGTATCCGTATAGAATGCATTCAGTGGCTACCTTCTCTGTCTGTTTCCTAGCATTGTCGAGGTTCGCTGACGAGGCGGATTTCGGCAGTGCATTCCGTGACTTTTCTTGCTCCTGCTGTTGCGCGAAGAGCCGGCTGAATTCAGCTACGTTTtggttctctttctttgccggCGTGCCAGTGCGAGTGCGGGATCGAGACTGCTCGTAGCGGGCGTTCCTTCGCTTGCCGAAGGGTCCAGTCTCTTCGGGCGGCCGTCGTGGGTTGCGAGCTTCGCTGTTTGTTGGATTAGCATGTACTCGGCTTCCGCGGACTGGTCGCCTCCACAAGCTGAATGCATAAGATAGAGTCCTTACTCTTTGTAAACATATCCCCATGGTAAAGTATTGCCCTTGTCATCTTTGGCGCGTTCCTCCAAAGGGACGGAGTGGTACTCCatcttctgcagctgctaCTGGAATCAAATATTGTTTGTCGTGAAAAAGAAATAATGAAGGTAAATCTCCAGGTTCGGCGGCCTTTAAGAAAAAACGGCGGGTCAATGAAGATGTGGGTTACAGAGAATGCAGGTGGAAGCGAGCTCCCCAAAACTTTTGTCGCAATAAACAGTGTTGGCCTGGATATTGTCACATGACCTTACGGGCGGTATATGTATATGGCCCTGCAAGAGTCCCACATTCTTGTAACAATCTACTACAGGATCTACGAAGTAGTTTCGCACATGCGCCGAGACCGAATCACCTAATAGGATTTCTGTTGCTTCAAAAATGTTATTCGCCCAACATCCCCATCAAGACCGCAGACCTCGCCAAAATTGCCAACCTCCAGGTTCCGGCGTCCTACATGCCCATTGAATTCATCCAAAGGACAAGACAGTCCAGGTCCGGTTTTGC
This genomic interval carries:
- a CDS encoding palmitoyl-(protein) hydrolase (transcript_id=CADANIAT00006318), with amino-acid sequence MSRAPFIVPALKKHTATVIMAHGLGDSGAGWVSLAHNWRRRGLFEEVTFIFPNAPMIPITVNFGMSMPGWYDITKLGRDLDFQEAVKNQDEAGILKSRDYFNSLIKEQMDQGIKPSRIVLGGFSQGGAMSLFSGITGQEKLGGVFGLSCYMLLSDRIKNYIPENFPNKKTPFFLAHGTEDDIVPHEFGKRSAEMAKELGLEDVTFNSYKYLSHSADPVEIEDLEKFLDRVIPAENGGSL
- a CDS encoding uncharacterized protein (transcript_id=CADANIAT00006316) yields the protein MVFRFPKSLDPITLFHSPSSPASNTAYKILKSASAAASAADTPVGRGEFQLEVTTAPPTTDQLRNILEYVTGDPSGAGKEGGARYPVSEIIQGAKNAEEAVKRFKEDSGRFMRPVTVDWTNGQAVVGDDESQILKMVRQAEGN
- a CDS encoding cupin domain-containing protein (transcript_id=CADANIAT00006314), with product MPTAMVYHAKAQSTFKPPLIANENAFLGDIDSSDSYNPEKPISAGFYRLEKGTPLIYEYTYDEMKIILEGEFEISDETGQTVTAGAGDVLHFPKGSKITFTTPSYGLAFYTGQRAKGAA
- a CDS encoding serine/threonine-protein kinase sidB (transcript_id=CADANIAT00006315), whose translation is MTLNLDSKDHSNFRLPHFPPPLHTRSGNEAFDRPSTPRDDGFTSPISTPLGSPSKSRMPPGALDLPSVFDNALKLQPSSPTKNAHNNFNHPMFTLPNQSGETFNESVIRPASPSRRPKNENTLPQSAPLTKDLGRNPAAAAISRQEQYHTRDLESVQRRQVPMRGLTPEELEKLQNPRVKRLVNVTQLYFLDYYFDLLSYVHNRQTRYSQFCAANPEPPATPIEEYEPALSKYLGRERAHLRKRRTRLRQGDFQILTQVGQGGYGQVYLASKKDTKEVCALKVMSKKLLFKLDEIRHILTERDILTAAKSEWLVKLLYAFQDETQIYFAMEFVPGGDFRTLLNNTGVLHNRHARFYIAEMFCCIDALHALGYIHRDLKPENFLIDSTGHVKLTDFGLAAGMLNPRKIESMRVKLEEVGNTPVPFGRPMEQRTMAERRQGYRSLRERQVDYAKSIVGSPDYMAPEVLKGEEYDFTVDYWSLGCMLFEALAGYPPFAGSTVDETWQNLKNWQKVLRRPVYEDPNYFLSKRTWNFITTLVASREHRFKNISEIHAHEYFSEVDFSRLREQRPPFVPQLDSETDAGYFDDFENEADMAKYKEVHDKQRALEEMAERDEKMAKGLFVGFTFRHRKPNIDGTGRLSPRKPIPTEDFGTIF
- a CDS encoding uncharacterized protein (transcript_id=CADANIAT00006317), whose amino-acid sequence is MGSTTVAFERLRSVGKHPLRFYMNVAITANYTIPETFTLSLKEYIYKAIETLINQHPILSAIPIGEDTDKPYFARLPEIDLAQPISFQKRVKGLTLDKHDSELQTLLQTQHDTGFAAPLPYWRLIVLTDGESERRFTAVFVYHHGLGDVLLDSSLWSGGPFQLPLSTQVRFLVLSAAQTLALVKVCREHSTTVTCTVETAIARSIFPHIPGKYTRVVGSIPITQRPWLPDTITDESMGVYVQEMPETFARETVTQDTFPWDEAQRARRTITKELALESKNTTVGLFKYVKDYRKDLCESKIGKPRPVTFELSSLGVIKTEDCEDTSIPQMGGVIFTQSASVIGAAMEFSLVTGADGCLALGISWQPGVVEEDTVQVVLDTLEKELHHLSG
- a CDS encoding uncharacterized protein (transcript_id=CADANIAT00006319); its protein translation is MRFLCLHGASTSGEIFEIQAGGLVQALESQGHEFHFINGRLNSDCEPELKGIVPPPFYSHYPRDVCPGTDLAAAIQYTLRTMEREGPFDAVMGFSQGAALAYSLLDHHVHTKGPDAPPLFKAAVFICAGIPYELDGKGPVSLPEGEYRVRIPTAHFVGRQDPLYEQGLKLFGLCEPGKAEVYDHGGKHMIPFDAGNNDRMVEIIKRAIERAGKE